A genome region from Gigantopelta aegis isolate Gae_Host chromosome 3, Gae_host_genome, whole genome shotgun sequence includes the following:
- the LOC121367292 gene encoding beta-1,3-galactosyltransferase 1-like — MGKNTVLFSALKATLPRIRIIFKYFAVMALIFISTGMIVQFLEKRVSKVNDATVREKSPSSRGSNTTATSTVKATPQTDLSVEGPIVNPHPFRYLLNPETFCNKKDIFIITYVHSAPDHFEKRDAIRQTWGSRKYYLNKRVEVVFILGQVADIGVMTSVREESDLHGDIVQEDFVDSYRNLTYKAVAGLKWVSTFCRQAVYVLKTDDDIFVNFYVFIRYILPTVEFRYGSTRLILCHVWVNMPVIRDKKSKWYVSKEDFSPYHFPRYCSGCAYLMSSDVTERLYRTSLTTPFFWVDDYYITGLLVHKLNITHRRYNSRYIFYSFRFKKQLKINKYYGAAVFILDRFQRMFFLWNTVIAREKARRYREHFKH, encoded by the coding sequence ATGGGGAAAAATACAGTTCTGTTTTCGGCATTAAAGGCGACCTTACCAAGAATTcggattatttttaaatattttgcagTGATGGCATTAATTTTCATATCTACTGGGATGATCGTCCAGTTTCTCGAAAAAAGGGTATCAAAAGTTAATGATGCCACAGTACGTGAAAAGTCTCCTTCTTCTAGGGGATCAAACACGACGGCAACTTCAACAGTCAAAGCAACACCACAAACAGATCTATCTGTAGAAGGTCCAATTGTAAATCCACATCCGTTTCGTTATCTTTTGAATCCCGAGACTTTCTGCAACAAAAAGGATATCTTCATCATAACATATGTTCACAGTGCACCGGACCATTTCGAGAAACGAGACGCAATTAGACAGACATGGGGGAGCAGGAAGTATTATCTGAACAAAAGGGTTGAGGTAGTTTTTATTCTGGGACAAGTGGCAGATATAGGAGTGATGACGTCAGTGAGGGAGGAGTCTGATCTCCATGGCGACATAGTCCAGGAGGATTTCGTCGACAGTTATCGTAACTTGACCTACAAGGCGGTCGCTGGATTGAAGTGGGTGTCCACGTTCTGTAGACAAGCtgtgtatgttttaaaaacagacgatgatatttttgttaatttttacgtCTTTATCAGATATATACTGCCAACTGTTGAATTTCGATACGGAAGTACAAGATTGATTTTATGCCATGTCTGGGTGAACATGCCAGTGATACGTGACAAAAAATCTAAATGGTATGTGTCTAAAGAAGATTTCTCACCGTACCATTTTCCGCGATATTGTTCCGGTTGTGCCTATTTGATGAGCTCTGATGTCACAGAGAGATTGTACAGGACATCATTGACCACTCCGTTCTTCTGGGTGGATGATTATTACATCACTGGTTTGCTTGTACACAAACTGAACATCACGCACAGACGATACAACTCTAGGTATATTTTTTACTCTTTCCGTTTTAAGAAacagttaaaaattaataaatactatGGTGCTGCTGTCTTCATTCTAGACAGGTTTCAAAGAATGTTCTTTCTATGGAACACCGTAATCGCAAGGGAAAAAGCAAGGCGGTACCGAGAACATTTCAAACATTGA